A single Deltaproteobacteria bacterium DNA region contains:
- a CDS encoding extracellular solute-binding protein, whose amino-acid sequence MNINKNVLHFLIVAGFFIASLSLAGAQGSVMIEAAKKEGQLAFYATMELQLSNKLAGLFEKKYPFIKTNFIRLGSERLAARVTAEAQAKSVQADVISESEMDFYGLFKKGFIDRYESPERVAFKPEYKDEKGFWTIASETLSVLAYNSNLVKTADVPKSFADLTSPKWKGKMLIDENESKWMAGVMTVWKEDPTAEFLRKLAEQDIKVIGGHSQMHTLVAAGEASIIVVSLVHGLEQKKREGAPVEWIALDPLISRQFALALAKGAPHPNAAKLYIDFMLSKEAQQEIANYGYTIGRKDVDSYVLKKLPQGMKIVPVRPEMGERYNEYFKLYRKLMKLD is encoded by the coding sequence ATGAACATTAATAAAAATGTTCTCCATTTTCTTATTGTCGCAGGGTTTTTTATCGCCTCATTGTCCCTCGCTGGAGCGCAGGGGAGCGTGATGATCGAAGCGGCCAAGAAGGAAGGACAGTTAGCGTTCTACGCGACCATGGAGTTGCAGCTGTCCAACAAACTCGCTGGGCTATTCGAGAAAAAGTATCCGTTCATCAAAACCAATTTCATTCGCCTTGGCTCAGAGCGGCTGGCCGCTAGAGTCACAGCCGAAGCACAAGCCAAGAGCGTGCAAGCGGATGTGATTTCCGAATCGGAGATGGATTTTTACGGCCTGTTTAAAAAGGGTTTCATCGATCGTTACGAATCGCCGGAGCGAGTGGCGTTTAAACCGGAGTATAAAGATGAAAAGGGGTTCTGGACAATAGCCAGTGAAACCCTCTCGGTTCTCGCCTACAATTCCAATCTGGTCAAAACTGCGGATGTGCCCAAAAGTTTTGCTGATCTCACATCACCCAAGTGGAAGGGCAAGATGTTGATCGACGAGAATGAAAGCAAATGGATGGCCGGTGTGATGACGGTGTGGAAGGAAGATCCAACGGCGGAGTTCCTGCGCAAGCTCGCAGAGCAAGATATTAAAGTCATCGGCGGCCACTCGCAGATGCATACGCTGGTGGCGGCGGGCGAAGCATCGATCATCGTGGTCTCTCTGGTCCATGGCCTGGAACAAAAGAAACGTGAAGGGGCGCCGGTGGAATGGATTGCGCTCGATCCGTTGATTAGCCGTCAGTTCGCGCTGGCGCTGGCCAAGGGCGCGCCCCACCCTAACGCCGCTAAGCTCTACATTGATTTTATGCTCTCCAAAGAAGCTCAGCAGGAAATCGCCAATTACGGCTACACCATCGGGCGCAAAGATGTGGATTCTTACGTGCTCAAAAAACTTCCCCAAGGTATGAAGATCGTGCCGGTGCGGCCGGAGATGGGTGAGCGTTACAACGAATACTTCAAACTGTATCGCAAGCTGATGAAGCTCGACTAG
- a CDS encoding ABC transporter substrate-binding protein: MRRGLLFLLVAFALLPAELCAQIRSNFASSITSESMASVWVARQLGLFKKYGLESQYILMPRSPLAVAALLANEIDVAVIGPGHLVNAGASGADVIGVANFVQKLDYRLNVRPDIKKKEDLRGKTIAISGPGATSHLVSLLALQNLAIDPNQAKITFLTISGTEITRRLALESGSIDATTLNGSVGDTYANKGYPVLYNFKGSGVTMPQTMLVTTRRIAAAKPQVIEGYLKGLVEAIGYMLDSGNKENVTRIMATNLRLSNPSEADEAYRAVTQSYERVPTPTVDGMKRLHGLLLAINPKLGEVKVETLIDDGFVHKLETSGFVQSVTKKR, from the coding sequence ATGCGCCGTGGATTGCTTTTTCTGCTCGTAGCGTTTGCGCTGTTACCAGCCGAGCTGTGTGCTCAGATTCGTTCCAACTTCGCCTCCAGCATTACCAGTGAGAGCATGGCCTCGGTCTGGGTTGCGCGGCAGTTAGGCTTGTTCAAGAAATATGGCCTTGAGTCCCAGTATATCCTCATGCCGCGCTCGCCGCTTGCCGTGGCCGCGTTGCTGGCCAACGAAATCGATGTGGCGGTGATTGGGCCGGGCCACCTGGTTAACGCTGGCGCTAGCGGCGCCGATGTGATTGGTGTTGCCAATTTCGTTCAGAAACTAGACTACCGGCTTAACGTGCGGCCGGACATTAAAAAGAAAGAAGATCTGCGCGGCAAAACGATCGCCATCAGCGGCCCCGGCGCGACCTCCCATCTGGTTTCGCTGTTGGCGTTACAAAACTTAGCCATCGATCCGAACCAAGCGAAGATTACGTTTCTGACGATTTCCGGCACCGAGATCACCCGCCGTCTAGCGCTGGAGAGCGGCAGCATCGACGCTACCACGTTGAACGGTTCAGTCGGCGATACTTACGCCAACAAGGGTTATCCCGTGCTTTACAATTTTAAGGGTTCTGGGGTGACTATGCCCCAGACCATGCTGGTCACGACCCGCCGTATTGCCGCAGCCAAGCCACAGGTTATCGAAGGGTACTTGAAAGGACTTGTCGAGGCGATCGGTTACATGCTCGATTCCGGCAACAAGGAAAACGTAACGCGCATCATGGCGACGAACTTACGTCTGTCCAATCCGAGCGAGGCTGACGAAGCTTATCGGGCGGTGACTCAATCCTATGAACGCGTGCCGACACCGACGGTCGACGGCATGAAGCGACTGCATGGCTTGCTCCTGGCGATCAACCCAAAACTGGGCGAGGTCAAAGTCGAAACTTTGATCGACGACGGCTTTGTTCACAAACTCGAAACTTCCGGTTTCGTCCAGAGCGTGACGAAAAAGCGCTAA
- the tcuA gene encoding FAD-dependent tricarballylate dehydrogenase TcuA translates to MRVENSAVVVVGGGSAAFEAAVAAKQSGARQVVILEKAPEPEFGGNARFSHTGFRFAYSGAAEIRGFMPNMSAGEIDRLHLPGYTPADFTADLMRVTRGRIDKKLAEVLVNESNVAVHWMDELGMQWEPAGHVEIAGKHYFEPGIVIHPTGGIGGGISQLNQWRDIATRMGVAIRYESRVRELLGNDRHVEGVRVSDPREEYEIRAGATILCAGGFQANPEMRARYLGANADLMKVRGSRHDTGEVLQMALALGCKASGHWQGAHATPIDATFGDVELSNKANRYGYTFGITVNSLGQRFFDEGEAHISYTYAKTGWAVLMEPGGVAYQIFDQRGAALQDASYYQFAAPLEAPTIEELACKIGIEPAVLRHTVSEFNKAVRDDIPFDASKTDGRCTEGIAPRKSNWAERIDEPPFQAFPVTGGITFTFGGIEINGDAQVVNASGNPIRGLFASGDIIGLFFHNYPSCTGQTRNVVFSRLAGRHAAAQGL, encoded by the coding sequence ATGAGAGTCGAGAATAGCGCAGTCGTAGTTGTCGGCGGCGGCAGCGCCGCCTTTGAAGCGGCGGTGGCAGCAAAGCAAAGCGGTGCGCGCCAAGTCGTCATATTGGAAAAAGCGCCCGAGCCGGAGTTCGGTGGCAACGCGCGTTTCTCGCACACCGGATTTCGCTTTGCCTATTCCGGCGCAGCGGAAATTCGCGGCTTTATGCCCAACATGAGCGCTGGCGAGATCGACCGATTGCACTTGCCCGGCTATACGCCGGCGGATTTCACCGCCGATCTCATGCGTGTGACGCGCGGGCGGATCGACAAAAAACTCGCTGAAGTCTTGGTTAACGAATCCAACGTCGCCGTCCACTGGATGGATGAACTCGGCATGCAGTGGGAACCTGCCGGCCATGTGGAGATCGCCGGCAAACATTATTTTGAGCCTGGTATCGTCATCCATCCCACCGGCGGCATCGGCGGCGGCATCAGCCAGCTCAATCAATGGCGCGATATCGCCACGCGCATGGGGGTGGCGATTCGCTACGAGTCGCGGGTGCGCGAGCTGCTCGGCAACGATCGCCATGTCGAAGGCGTGCGTGTCTCCGACCCCAGAGAAGAATATGAGATTCGCGCTGGCGCGACGATTCTCTGCGCCGGTGGTTTTCAAGCCAATCCGGAAATGCGCGCGCGTTATCTCGGCGCCAACGCCGACTTGATGAAGGTGCGCGGCAGCCGTCACGATACCGGTGAAGTGCTGCAAATGGCCCTGGCACTGGGCTGCAAAGCTTCGGGCCACTGGCAGGGCGCCCACGCGACTCCCATCGACGCAACTTTCGGCGACGTCGAGTTGAGCAACAAAGCCAACCGCTACGGCTATACTTTCGGCATCACGGTGAATTCACTCGGCCAGCGTTTCTTCGACGAAGGCGAAGCGCATATCTCCTACACCTACGCCAAGACCGGCTGGGCTGTATTGATGGAGCCGGGCGGCGTTGCCTATCAGATTTTCGACCAGCGCGGCGCAGCGTTGCAAGATGCCAGCTATTATCAATTCGCCGCGCCGCTGGAAGCGCCGACCATTGAAGAGCTTGCGTGCAAGATCGGCATCGAACCGGCGGTGCTGCGCCACACGGTCAGCGAATTCAATAAAGCGGTGCGTGACGATATTCCGTTCGATGCCTCGAAAACCGATGGCCGCTGCACCGAGGGCATCGCGCCGCGAAAATCCAATTGGGCCGAGCGCATCGATGAGCCGCCTTTTCAAGCGTTCCCAGTGACCGGCGGTATCACTTTTACTTTCGGCGGCATCGAGATCAACGGCGACGCCCAGGTGGTTAATGCCAGCGGCAATCCGATCCGTGGCTTGTTCGCTTCAGGCGATATCATCGGTTTGTTCTTCCATAACTATCCATCCTGCACCGGGCAGACCCGCAATGTGGTGTTTTCGCGCTTGGCCGGCAGGCACGCCGCGGCGCAGGGATTGTAG
- a CDS encoding ABC transporter substrate-binding protein, producing MLCVMFPLRFSHGIGDNFEERTAMMLRALSVFILLTAVAAKANAATPANQLLITFGSLSERETAIFVAKDHGLFAKHGLDVRAVHVRNGAVALSALVSGEAQFYMGAATGSTLGAIASGMDAVFVTSLIHTLEGTFVVQPKIKTTAELRGKNIGVTSLGGGVWMRSMLAFEHWGLEPQRDKIDFRVVGDESLLAQALPNKVIDGAYFNYTFASVLERQGFRVLADLAKLNIPYQNTALLGLRKYVNGSPDVTERMIRAMSDAVAFTLDPKNKERVLQSMVKGLRLPRAEDAVGGYERLGSMYQRRIFPNVDGIRSTIRFLGPSNEKIRALNPEDLVDDRFVKKLEQEGRF from the coding sequence ATGCTCTGTGTTATGTTTCCGCTGAGGTTCAGCCATGGCATCGGGGACAATTTTGAGGAGAGAACGGCGATGATGCTTAGAGCACTTTCAGTTTTTATTTTACTCACTGCGGTTGCGGCAAAAGCCAATGCCGCCACACCTGCTAATCAATTACTCATCACTTTCGGCAGCCTCAGCGAGCGCGAAACCGCGATCTTCGTTGCTAAGGATCATGGCCTCTTCGCCAAACATGGGTTGGACGTGCGCGCGGTGCATGTGCGCAACGGCGCCGTCGCGCTGTCGGCGTTGGTAAGCGGCGAAGCACAGTTTTATATGGGCGCGGCCACCGGCTCGACGCTCGGCGCCATTGCTAGCGGCATGGACGCGGTGTTTGTCACCAGCTTGATTCACACCTTGGAAGGCACGTTCGTGGTCCAACCGAAGATCAAAACCACGGCGGAACTAAGAGGTAAGAATATTGGCGTCACGAGTCTTGGCGGCGGCGTGTGGATGCGCTCCATGCTCGCCTTCGAGCACTGGGGATTGGAGCCCCAGCGCGACAAGATTGACTTTCGCGTCGTTGGCGATGAGTCGCTCTTAGCCCAGGCGCTGCCCAACAAAGTCATCGACGGCGCTTATTTTAATTATACCTTTGCGTCAGTGCTTGAACGCCAGGGTTTCCGTGTGCTCGCTGACCTTGCCAAACTCAATATCCCCTATCAAAACACCGCGCTCCTGGGACTGCGGAAATACGTCAATGGCTCACCCGATGTGACCGAGCGCATGATCCGGGCGATGTCCGATGCCGTCGCTTTTACCCTGGATCCGAAAAACAAGGAACGCGTGCTGCAAAGTATGGTCAAGGGACTGCGTCTCCCCCGCGCTGAAGATGCCGTTGGTGGTTACGAACGGCTCGGCAGTATGTACCAGCGGCGCATCTTCCCCAATGTCGATGGCATTCGTTCGACGATTCGCTTCCTCGGTCCCAGCAACGAAAAGATTCGCGCTTTGAATCCGGAGGATTTGGTCGATGACCGGTTCGTCAAGAAGCTGGAACAGGAAGGGCGGTTTTAG